In the Calderihabitans maritimus genome, TCAGGATTATATAGAGCAATATATTCGCAACATAGGCTTGGATCCCTCCTCCTTAACCGAGGATGAAAAACGTTATTTTCGGCGGATGCGCCGCAGCATGGCTCCCCTGGATGAAAATCAGGCGTTCAATCTCTTGCTACGCCGGGAAGTGCTGTATCAGGAAGCAAAGAGGCAGGGTTTTGACGTTAGTTTAGAAGAAGCGCGGAAGCTGTTAGAAGAAGTAGACGAGATGTCTGAAAAGAGTTATAAACGAGAGGGTAGTTGGGAGAAGGTTCTCGAGCTTGAAAAAGAAGCCTGGCAGGCACTGGGCTATCGTTCGAGGGAGGAATGGAAAGAATCAAGGATTCCCCGGATTGCCAGAAGCGTGGCTATTAAACGCCTTAAGGAAAACTTTGCTAGTAAACTGGGTGAAAGATATCCTGAAGTAAGAGGGTTTGAGTTTGAAGTATTGAGGGAAAATGCTTGGGAAGATTATACGGAAAAACTTATTCGACGGGCGAATATAAAAATAAAGCGAGACGGTTTTGAAATAACATTTTACGGTAAAGAATAAATGCTTTAGCCGGAGTTTTACAGCAGGGATTTCCTTGTTAATGCCGAATATTATTCCGATCTAAATATGGTGGCGGGGGAGAGGAAATGAGACTGGTAACCTTCGACCCTTTTCGCACCCTGGGAATACCCGGGGTGCTGTACATCAAACCGGAAATGATTTTTAGCCGGCGCAGGGAGATTGAAGAGGCCGACTGGGTTCTGTTTCCCGAATACTGGCAGGTCAACGCTCTGGTTTACGGCTTGAAAAAGCGTATCTTTCCCAGCGTGAGTTCCTACCACCTGGGACACGACAAGGTGGAGATGACCAGGGCTCTCTGGGCGGTATTCCCTGAATATGTCCCGCATACCTTGATCCTGCCCGGCGGGGCGGAGAGCGTGGAAAAAATTCTTGATGAGATGACTTTGCCTTTGGTTGTCAAGGAAGTCAGGAGTTCCCAAGGAAGAGGCGTAAGACTGGTTGAGACCGAAAGAGAGCTTCTGGCTTATGCTGAAACTAACAAAATTCTTTATGTTCAGGAGAGGCTGCCCATTGACCGGGACCTGCGGGTGGTTTTCGTGGGGGAAGAAGTCCTTACTGCCTACTGGCGGATAGGGGGAGAAGGTAATTTTTATAACAACGTTGCCCGGGGCGCCAGGGTTTCCTTCGAAGATATTCCGGAGGAGGTCCTGAGGGTGGTAACGACAATAGCGCGTCACTTTGAAATCAATCATGCCGGCTTTGACGTTGCTTTTGTCGATGGCCGTCCCTATATACTGGAGTTTAACGTGCTCTTTGGCAACCAGGCTCTCCGGGAGAGGAAGGTCCCGCTGGAAGAAAAAATACTGGAGTATCTGAGAAAATACACGCCCACGTTTCCGGTTACCCCCAATTTTCCTATCAAAAAAGTCTCTTAGTAAATTTGACCTCGATATTTTCCTTTCCCAACTGGAAACCAAATCCTCAAGTCAGACCCTAACACCTGGTCGTAAAGTGGCCGGGTGTTTTCTGTTTGTATTCCGACTTATATGTCGCAACATGAAAACTATTTCGGAACTTAGGTATTGACAAATGAAATTATATACTGGAGACTTATAGTAAGTACTCACTCATTAAACCTTCATCAATCACTATAGGGAGTGATTTGTTTGTGCGCCAAAAAGAGAGATACCCGTAAGATCATTTTAGATGCGGCGCTGAAGTTGTTCAGCGAAAAAGGGTTTTCTGCCACTACTACCAGGGAGATTGCCTACGAAGCAAGATGTGCCGAAGGAACCATTTTTCGTTATTTTCCCACCAAAAAAGATATATTGATTTCCCTTGCCCGGCCCGTTGCTCTGCACGGACTGAAGCAGGTGTTTGAGGACCTACCGGAGACCAATGACGAAACAGTCCTACAAAATATTATGGAAAACAGGCTGAAAGTAATATCTGAGAACATGAAATTATTGAAAGTCATCATTACGGAAGCACAATTCCATGAAGAGATAAGGAAGGAAGTTTATGAAAATATCGGAGCTGAAATCTTAGGGGCTTTAGCCGGTTATATTGAAAAACGGATAGCTAAGGGGATTTTTCGTCCCCTTGATTCCGTGATTGCCGCGAGAATTTTTGGGGGAATGTTTCTGTCTTTCCTTATTTCCAAGTACATGTTGCCTCCGGAAAAATTCGATGAAGAAGATCAAAAAGTATACCTTCAGGAAATCGTTAATATCTTTTTGCATGGCGTTGTTAAGAAAGAGGGAGATAACACATGAAGTATTTTAAAAAATTAGCGTTATTTTTGCTTATTTCCGTGCTAGCTACCGGTTGTGCATTACTAGAGAAGGATGACAACGGTAGAATGGAGGCGTCGGGAACCATTGAGGCTAATGAGGTCGTAGTAGCAGCGGAAATAGCGGGTAAAGTAATTTCGTTTAGTGTGGGCGAAGGACAATTTGTACAGTCTGGACAGGAAATAGCTCGCATTGATGATACAGTTTTACAGTGGCAGGTAAAGCAAGCGGAAGCTGCGGTGGCGGCCGCTGAGGCCAGGTTGGGGGAAACCAAAAAAGGCAGCAGATTAGAACAAATACGGCAAGCCGAAGCTACAGCGGCCCAGGTTCGGGCTTTGGTGGAAGGGGCCAGGAAAGCCCTTCTCACGGCGCAGAAAGACTATGAAAGATTAAAAGAGCTTTATGAAGAGGGGGCGGTTACGGAACGACAACTGGAGGCAGCCCGGGCTAAAGTATATGCAGCCCAAAGTCATTTGGACGCTGTCTCTTCCCAGTACCGGGCGGCCAGGGAACAATCAAAGCTGGTTAAGGCCGGTGCTACCAAAGAGACTATTTCTGCCCTGGAAGCAGGCCTTGAACAGGCTGTAGCAGCCTGGAAAATTGCTAAAGCCCAGCTGGAAAAGGCAGTAATAAAGGCGCCCGCAGATGGTGTGGTTACGGAAAAACTCATTAATGAAGGTGAATTTGTTAATCCCGGCACCCCGTTAGCCGTTATAACCGACCTTGACCACCTTTGGCTGGAAGTTTATATTCCTGAAGCAGAGTTAGGAAAGGTAAAAATAGGACAGGCCGCCCGCGTATCTGTCGATGCTTTTCCCGGTGAGACGTTTAAAGGAAAAGTAACCTATATTTCACAGGAGGCGGAATTTACCCCTAAAAACGTACAGACCAGGAAGGAAAGGACCAATATGGTGTTTAGGGTGAAAGTAGCCCTGGAAAATGCCGGCGGTAAGCTTAAGCCCGGTATGCCGGCTGATGTGGTGTTTGTCGAGTAGGGGGTGAGCTTATGGAGTATGCCATTAGAGTATCGGGATTGACCAAGGATTTCGGCGAAAACAGGGTTGTTAACAACCTTTCTTTTTCCATCAAGCCCGGCAGTATCTTCGGCTTTCTCGGCCCCAACGGATCGGGAAAGTCCACTACCATTCGTATGCTGTGCGGGATCTTGACTCCTACTGCGGGTACCGGAGAGGTGTTGGGCATACCGTTGGAAGAGGGAGAACGGATTAAGCAACAGATAGGTTACATGTCCCAGAAATTCAGCCTCTATGAAGATTTGACCGTAGAAGAAAACCTGAGGTTTTATGGGGGAATTTACGGCCTGAAGGGACAGAAACTTACCGGCAGAGTTAGAGAGCTGGTAGAGCTTGCCGGGCTAGTTGGCCGGGAGAGACAACTGGCCGGGACCTTGTCCGGGGGATGGAAGCAGAGACTGGCCCTGGCGGCCGCTCTGGTACACCGTCCCCGGCTGCTTTTTTTAGACGAGCCTACTGCCGGAGTTGACCCCCTGTCCAGAAAGATTTTTTGGGACCTCCTGTACTGGCTGGCCCACGAGGAAGGGGTTACCATCCTGGTTACTACTCATTACATGGATGAAGCCGAAAAATGTGACGTGGTCGGTTTCATATTCCGGGGCAATCTCATGGATTTCGGAACTCCGGAAGAAATTAAGGCCAGGCACGGTCTCGATTCTCTGGAGTCCGTATTTATTGCCTGCGTAGAAAAGGAAGGGCCGGGAGCAGATTTCGCCCGCCGGGGGATGATGAAATGAAGTGGAACCGTATAAGAGCCATCATTTGGAAGGAGTTTATTCAGATTCGCCGGGATAAACCCAGTCTGGCCATCGCCCTGCTCCTTCCTTTAGTAATGATGCTTATCTTCGGTTATGCGGTGAATACCGATGTGGACAACATTAAGACCGTGGTATTTGACCAGGATATGTCCTCTTCCAGCCGAAGGCTGATTCAGAGCTTTGAAGCCACTGGAACCTTTAACGTGGTCGGCCACGTTTTCAGTTATGAAGAGTTACGCAACAGTATTGACGGCGGATATGCCAAGGTGGGACTAGTGGTTCCACCGGGTTTGGGTCGGGATTTGTACAGTGGTAAAAGCGCCTCCCTGCAAATTATTATTGACGGTTCAGACCCGCTGGTAGCCACCAAGGCATTGTCCACCGCCCGCATGCTGGCTCAGGCCAAATCCTTTGTTATCCAAAAAGAGAGATTGCAAAGCAGGGGAATTAATGAAAAATCATTGAAGATGCCTATCGATTTAAGAAGCAGGGTTTGGTACAATCCGGACATGGAAAGCATAAAGTTCAACATTCCGGGGCTGGTCGGCGTCGTACTTCAGAATATCACCGTCATGCTTACGGCTTTTGCCCTGGTAAGAGAACGGGAGAGAGGGACGCTGGAGCAACTGATTATCACTCCCATCAAGCCCGCTGAACTTATTATCGGGAAGCTCATACCTTATATATTCATCGGACTCTTTGATGTTTTGCTGGTGATTACTGTAGCGGTCTTTTGGTTTGATGTTCCAATAAAGGGAAGTTTTCTGTTGTTAATGTCGTTGGCCCTGATATTTTTGTGGACGGCTCTAGGATTTGGTCTAATGATTTCTACCGTAGCCAGGACCCAGCTTCAGGCCATGCAGGCTTCTTTTGCCTTGATATTGCCGAGTGTACTCCTGTCCGGGTTTATGTTCCCCCGGGAGTCCATGCCGGCGTTTATCTATTTTATCGGCAACTTTATACCCATCACCTATTTCCTGCGGGTACTGAGGGGTATCATATTGAAAGGCGTGGGTATAGAGTTTCTCTGGACCGAAGTTGTGTGGCTTGTTTCCATGAGCGCGGGAATATTCTTGCTTTCACTGCTACGATTTAAGAAAAAATTGGATTAGGTTTTTATTTTTTCTTTCTCCAATGGAAAAATGCGGAAGGAAATCGATTAACGGTGATAAAACCATAATCTATGCTTTCTGGTTAAAGGTCGGTGTCGCCCTTTTAATTGGTTTGATACTGGAATTGAGCATGATAGTCAGGAAAAATTTTTTTTTTGGGAATGAATAAAAAGTTTTTATAATCATCGTTTTTACTTTCACCTGGACTACTGTTGGTATTGCCCTGTCTTTGGCTCCTGCGGTTTTGTCCATGAACAAAGTGGATTATGCCGGCAGTTCGATTACTGATATAGAATTTATACTATCTATTACTAAACCTGGAAAGGTAAGGAACGAATGAATTTCCAATGACAGGAAAGTAGATAAGGATGATTTGGGTGGTCGATATTTAGTCTATGGAAAAATTTCCATGTCTAAGGAAAAATCCTTCTCACATTAAAAACTGGGGATAAATCATTACTCCATTTATCAAAATGTTTTTCCAAACGAAATACGACTACGATTAATGAAAGCTAACAATGAGGTGAATTCTCATGGCGAAACGTTTCTTCTCATTATTTATAATTTTGATTATTGTAGATTTGTTATCTGGTTGTACCGCTGGGGTACAAAACGTAGGCAACATACCGATATATCCTAACGCTGAATTGGTACGTAAAACTGAACAGGAAGTTACATTTCTTGTAAATAAGGCTAGTTTAAGTCTGTTTAAAAAATTCTACAAGAAAAAAATGCCCTTATATGGGTGGAAGTTGATTGATGAAGGGGCTGCTCATTTAACTTACACAGATGGAAAACGCGAAGTAGTAATAACATATTCTTTTCCTCGTCCACCTTTTGAGGATTCTGTTATTTTAGATACATATACAGGACGTATAAATGCGTTTAGCCCGAAAAATCCTTCACCGTTGATAAGGATTATATATTTGACAAGTAAAGATGAGTGAGATTGACGCTAAAGCTTCCCGCTTGGCACCTGGTTACAAGTCCTGGTCAAGGAAGTATTGGACAGCGCTAACTGGCGGCGTTTCTACCGCATAGGTTTGGTGGGAAAGTTACCTGGGGTGTAGCTATTGACAGAAGCTTTAGCTTCAGGGTCAATGAAGAACTTGGAACAAGATTCCCCAATTGGCCGGCCAAGAAAGGGGAAACCAGTATGCTCAATATCCTGATAGCCGAAGACAACCGGGAGGCACCTTACCACCATCAGTTCAAAACCTTTTGTCGTCTTTGTTACGGTAGAAAGCAAGTTTGCCGTGGAAGCCTTTGAACTGGATACGGTAGATTACCTGCTAAAACCCTTTGACAGGCCCAGGCTGAGGAAAACCATGGCCAGAGTCAGAGAACGAATGGCTGCCCGGGCTGCCATGATAAACCGGAAGAAGCCTAGGTGTTTTTTGATTAAGACACCAAAGCTTTTCATTCAAACGAAAGGAGAGATCCGGGTAATCAATATCAGCGACATTATTTTCGTAGAAACAAGTCCGGACAAGCGTACTATCATCCACACCGTAAAAGGAGTGTGTCAGAGCAGGAAGTGGATCAGTTAAATGTTCTTGGTAAAAACAAAATAATATTTGGTGAATATACAGAGATACAGGATGGGCCATTATATATTCTCTTTTTGGTCAGGGAGATGGAAAGGATACTATTGAGATCAGTAGAGTCCAAAATATAAAGTACATTGAAAGATTTAGACAACAAGTGTTCGAAAGGTTTAGTTCCGAAATAAAAGAGGCCATAAAGTAATTGTAAAAGTAATATTACGATCATGTGGGAACTATCTTGAGTTTACTAGTCTAGCCTTTAATTTTAAGGCTAGGCCCTTTGTGGTCGCCCAGTATGTCTGTTGAGCCGATGGGTTGAAAGAAACCCTGTCTTCTAACCAGCTATGTTTTTAATTAAGTTAGAATTATAAGTAGTATATAGGAGGAAATTATCTCATGAATTGGAGTTATCTCGCGCTTTTTGGAGGGGTAAGCCTAATTTTAGCAACTAACTATTTTCATGAGGGACGAATTCCCAGAAAGCTTACTAAATTGTTATTATTAATTTGTATTCCCCTTGGAATGGTCACATTTTTAATTGTTGAACAGGGTCAAATTCGGTTCCGAGATTTATGGGATTTTGCTGGAATTGTTTTGTGGTCCTTATTTTTATACTCCATTGGGATAACTGGAGTAGGTTCTTATTATCGGTCTTCACAGGCATTATTTCTTGCAGGAGGATTATCACTAGCTTTGGCATTTTTCAGCGGATTTTCGATTGGATTTTTTGTGTTCCTAATCGGTTGTGCACAGGTTTTAGTTGCAGCAAGTCTATTATGGTTGGCAAAAAGTAAAAGGAATTAACATCCTTGGTTCTGTAGTGACCCCGTTTTGTCAACACCTTTTACGACATTTGTTCATGGGTTTGTCTTTATCACCATACTTGAATAAGTTAAAGTCAAAGTGGCTGTACTTACTTACCCCTCAAGAAGTCAAGTCAGCTACATACTTTTTTCGAGAATCCAGCTGATGATATTGGTATGAACATGATATAATATACATAATATTGTTGCT is a window encoding:
- a CDS encoding ABC transporter ATP-binding protein; translated protein: MEYAIRVSGLTKDFGENRVVNNLSFSIKPGSIFGFLGPNGSGKSTTIRMLCGILTPTAGTGEVLGIPLEEGERIKQQIGYMSQKFSLYEDLTVEENLRFYGGIYGLKGQKLTGRVRELVELAGLVGRERQLAGTLSGGWKQRLALAAALVHRPRLLFLDEPTAGVDPLSRKIFWDLLYWLAHEEGVTILVTTHYMDEAEKCDVVGFIFRGNLMDFGTPEEIKARHGLDSLESVFIACVEKEGPGADFARRGMMK
- a CDS encoding HlyD family secretion protein, whose protein sequence is MKYFKKLALFLLISVLATGCALLEKDDNGRMEASGTIEANEVVVAAEIAGKVISFSVGEGQFVQSGQEIARIDDTVLQWQVKQAEAAVAAAEARLGETKKGSRLEQIRQAEATAAQVRALVEGARKALLTAQKDYERLKELYEEGAVTERQLEAARAKVYAAQSHLDAVSSQYRAAREQSKLVKAGATKETISALEAGLEQAVAAWKIAKAQLEKAVIKAPADGVVTEKLINEGEFVNPGTPLAVITDLDHLWLEVYIPEAELGKVKIGQAARVSVDAFPGETFKGKVTYISQEAEFTPKNVQTRKERTNMVFRVKVALENAGGKLKPGMPADVVFVE
- a CDS encoding LytR/AlgR family response regulator transcription factor, yielding MEAFELDTVDYLLKPFDRPRLRKTMARVRERMAARAAMINRKKPRCFLIKTPKLFIQTKGEIRVINISDIIFVETSPDKRTIIHTVKGVCQSRKWIS
- a CDS encoding ATP-grasp domain-containing protein; this translates as MRLVTFDPFRTLGIPGVLYIKPEMIFSRRREIEEADWVLFPEYWQVNALVYGLKKRIFPSVSSYHLGHDKVEMTRALWAVFPEYVPHTLILPGGAESVEKILDEMTLPLVVKEVRSSQGRGVRLVETERELLAYAETNKILYVQERLPIDRDLRVVFVGEEVLTAYWRIGGEGNFYNNVARGARVSFEDIPEEVLRVVTTIARHFEINHAGFDVAFVDGRPYILEFNVLFGNQALRERKVPLEEKILEYLRKYTPTFPVTPNFPIKKVS
- a CDS encoding TetR/AcrR family transcriptional regulator, which translates into the protein MCAKKRDTRKIILDAALKLFSEKGFSATTTREIAYEARCAEGTIFRYFPTKKDILISLARPVALHGLKQVFEDLPETNDETVLQNIMENRLKVISENMKLLKVIITEAQFHEEIRKEVYENIGAEILGALAGYIEKRIAKGIFRPLDSVIAARIFGGMFLSFLISKYMLPPEKFDEEDQKVYLQEIVNIFLHGVVKKEGDNT
- a CDS encoding ABC transporter permease, with the translated sequence MKWNRIRAIIWKEFIQIRRDKPSLAIALLLPLVMMLIFGYAVNTDVDNIKTVVFDQDMSSSSRRLIQSFEATGTFNVVGHVFSYEELRNSIDGGYAKVGLVVPPGLGRDLYSGKSASLQIIIDGSDPLVATKALSTARMLAQAKSFVIQKERLQSRGINEKSLKMPIDLRSRVWYNPDMESIKFNIPGLVGVVLQNITVMLTAFALVRERERGTLEQLIITPIKPAELIIGKLIPYIFIGLFDVLLVITVAVFWFDVPIKGSFLLLMSLALIFLWTALGFGLMISTVARTQLQAMQASFALILPSVLLSGFMFPRESMPAFIYFIGNFIPITYFLRVLRGIILKGVGIEFLWTEVVWLVSMSAGIFLLSLLRFKKKLD